The following are encoded together in the Streptomyces asoensis genome:
- a CDS encoding LLM class flavin-dependent oxidoreductase — MAADETASDVTAAAGDGIRAAARGSAPAPLSVLDLVTVGSGRTATDALRTSVELAKYTESRGFHRYWVAEHHSMPGVASSSPAVILAHLAAHTDRIRLGSGGVMLPNHAPLVVAEQFGTLEALAPRRVDLGLGRAPGTDGATAAALRRTATLHEGADDFPEQLAELVRFLDDDFPDGHRYSRIHAIPGPVQGTSPGGVQSSHRPPVWLLGSSGFSARLAGMLGLPFAFAHHFSAQNTVPALDLYRESFRPSAVLAEPYALIGVSVLAVDEEREARRQVLATGLNMIRLRGGRPGLFPSPEEAEAHEFSPLEREFVDSWGANIIHGTADEVRTGLDDLHKRTGADELMLTSHAHRGELRLRSYELIADAYGLPTA, encoded by the coding sequence GTGGCGGCAGACGAGACGGCGAGCGATGTGACGGCGGCGGCCGGCGACGGGATCCGGGCCGCGGCCCGGGGCAGCGCTCCGGCGCCGCTGTCCGTACTGGACCTGGTCACCGTCGGCTCCGGCCGGACCGCCACCGACGCCCTGCGCACCAGCGTCGAGCTCGCCAAGTACACCGAGTCGCGCGGCTTCCACCGCTACTGGGTCGCCGAGCACCACTCGATGCCGGGTGTCGCCTCCTCCTCGCCCGCGGTGATCCTCGCCCACCTCGCCGCCCACACCGACCGCATCCGCCTCGGCTCGGGCGGTGTGATGCTGCCCAACCACGCGCCCCTGGTCGTCGCCGAGCAGTTCGGCACCCTGGAGGCGCTGGCGCCCCGCCGGGTCGACCTGGGTCTCGGCCGCGCCCCGGGGACGGACGGCGCCACGGCCGCCGCCCTGCGCCGCACCGCGACCCTGCACGAGGGCGCCGACGACTTCCCCGAGCAGCTCGCCGAACTGGTCCGCTTTCTGGACGACGACTTCCCCGACGGCCACCGCTACAGCCGGATCCACGCCATCCCCGGCCCCGTCCAGGGCACGTCGCCCGGCGGGGTGCAGTCGTCGCACCGGCCGCCCGTCTGGCTGCTCGGCTCCTCCGGCTTCAGCGCCCGGCTGGCCGGCATGCTCGGTCTGCCCTTCGCGTTCGCGCACCACTTCTCCGCGCAGAACACCGTCCCGGCCCTCGACCTGTACCGGGAGTCCTTCCGGCCGTCCGCGGTGCTCGCCGAGCCGTACGCCCTGATCGGTGTCTCCGTGCTCGCCGTCGACGAGGAACGCGAGGCCCGCCGCCAGGTGCTGGCCACCGGCCTCAACATGATCCGGCTGCGCGGCGGCCGCCCCGGTCTCTTCCCCTCTCCCGAGGAGGCCGAGGCGCACGAGTTCAGCCCGCTGGAGCGGGAGTTCGTCGATTCCTGGGGAGCGAACATCATCCACGGCACGGCCGACGAGGTCCGCACCGGTCTCGACGACCTCCACAAGCGCACCGGAGCCGACGAGTTGATGCTCACCAGCCACGCCCACCGCGGTGAGCTGCGGCTGCGCTCCTACGAACTGATCGCGGACGCCTACGGGTTGCCGACGGCGTAG
- a CDS encoding decarboxylase: MTALGFLYPGHSAEDDYPRIEQLLGSDVRLDLVHTDLGEDSHRVDVLRQMGDPEGLTKGVEQLRLAGAEAIVWACTSGGFVHGWEGAQEQVRTLATTAGMAASSTSFAFVHAAREIGARRVAVAAAYPDDVAGLFGGFLRAGGLEVTGVHSAPAATAAEVAAWEEAQVTALARAADAPDADAVLIPHTALHTAACLPALEKELGKPVLTANQVTVWEALRLADRRVNAPSLGTLFTREPIVQV; this comes from the coding sequence ATGACCGCACTCGGTTTTCTCTACCCGGGCCACTCGGCCGAGGACGACTACCCCCGTATCGAGCAGCTCCTGGGCAGCGACGTCCGGTTGGACCTGGTCCACACGGACCTCGGGGAGGACTCGCACCGGGTCGACGTACTGCGGCAGATGGGGGACCCCGAGGGGCTGACGAAGGGCGTCGAGCAGTTGCGGCTGGCGGGGGCCGAGGCGATCGTGTGGGCCTGCACCAGCGGCGGCTTCGTGCACGGCTGGGAGGGCGCCCAGGAACAGGTGCGCACGCTGGCCACCACCGCCGGCATGGCGGCCTCCTCGACCTCCTTCGCCTTCGTGCACGCGGCCCGCGAGATCGGGGCCCGGCGGGTCGCCGTCGCCGCGGCCTACCCCGACGACGTCGCCGGCCTGTTCGGTGGGTTCCTGCGGGCCGGCGGTCTGGAGGTGACCGGCGTGCACAGCGCCCCGGCCGCAACGGCGGCCGAGGTCGCCGCCTGGGAGGAGGCGCAGGTCACCGCGCTGGCGAGGGCGGCCGACGCGCCCGACGCCGACGCGGTCCTGATCCCTCACACCGCCCTGCACACGGCCGCCTGTCTGCCCGCCCTGGAGAAGGAGCTCGGCAAGCCGGTCCTCACGGCCAACCAGGTCACGGTCTGGGAGGCCCTGCGGCTGGCGGACCGCCGCGTGAACGCGCCGAGCCTGGGCACCCTGTTCACCCGGGAGCCGATCGTGCAGGTCTGA
- a CDS encoding D-2-hydroxyacid dehydrogenase, producing the protein MAVGPAHLPTLLVLDADPLPRLGRLTGRVRVLHTDEASLAARLPEADVLLVWDFTSRAVRAAWPGAGPRPGWVHTASAGVDHLLCPELTASGTVVTNARGIFEEPIAEYVAALVLAMAKDLPRTWESQRQGEWRHREGARVAGTRAVVVGSGPIGRAIARTLKALGVTAAVVGRVPRTGIHGPQDLDRLLARADWVIAAAPLTDATRGMFDTRRFGVMQPSARFVNVGRGPLVDEDALVRALERRWIAGAALDVLTEEPLPPDSPLWRVPGLLISPHMSGDTVGRWDELGAQFVDLFERWAAGRPLKNVVDKERGYVPGH; encoded by the coding sequence ATGGCCGTCGGCCCCGCACACCTGCCCACGCTCCTCGTGCTCGACGCCGATCCCCTCCCCCGGCTCGGCCGCCTCACCGGGCGGGTCCGGGTGCTGCACACCGACGAGGCCTCGCTCGCCGCCCGGCTGCCGGAGGCGGACGTCCTGCTGGTCTGGGACTTCACCTCGCGTGCCGTGCGCGCCGCCTGGCCCGGCGCGGGACCGCGTCCCGGCTGGGTGCACACGGCGAGCGCGGGCGTGGACCACCTGCTCTGTCCGGAGCTGACCGCGTCCGGGACGGTGGTGACGAACGCGCGCGGGATCTTCGAGGAGCCGATCGCCGAGTACGTCGCCGCCCTGGTCCTGGCGATGGCCAAGGACCTCCCCCGGACCTGGGAGTCGCAGCGGCAGGGCGAGTGGCGGCACCGGGAGGGGGCGCGGGTGGCCGGGACCCGGGCCGTCGTCGTCGGGTCCGGGCCGATCGGACGGGCGATCGCCCGGACGCTGAAGGCGCTCGGCGTGACCGCGGCCGTCGTCGGCCGCGTCCCGCGCACCGGCATCCACGGGCCCCAGGACCTGGACCGCCTCCTCGCGCGCGCCGACTGGGTGATCGCCGCCGCGCCGCTCACCGACGCGACGCGGGGCATGTTCGACACCCGGCGGTTCGGGGTGATGCAGCCCTCGGCCCGGTTCGTGAACGTGGGCCGCGGCCCGCTGGTCGACGAGGACGCGCTGGTACGGGCCCTGGAACGGCGGTGGATCGCGGGCGCCGCGCTCGACGTCCTCACCGAGGAGCCCCTGCCGCCGGACAGCCCGCTGTGGCGGGTCCCGGGGCTGCTGATCTCGCCCCACATGAGCGGTGACACCGTCGGCCGGTGGGACGAGCTCGGCGCGCAGTTCGTCGACCTGTTCGAACGCTGGGCGGCGGGCCGGCCGCTGAAGAACGTGGTCGACAAGGAGCGCGGGTACGTTCCCGGACACTGA
- the ehuB gene encoding ectoine/hydroxyectoine ABC transporter substrate-binding protein EhuB, whose protein sequence is MAPPTRFSQRTHTTGTTRRSLLAGVAALGTLGAAGCSRVATASTAPGGDLLDRLRAQGVVRLGIAGEIPFGYIDRDGRLTGEAPELAEVVFKRLGVDRVQPVPTEFGSLVPGLGSQQFDVVAAGMYINPDRCEQVIFADPDYQMLDAFIVRKGNPKGLHTYQDVVEKGARFATGTGYAEIQYAVEAGYRQSDMLIVPDQVAGLNAVEAGRVDVFAGTALTAREVVKKSSKAEATKPFAPLVGGKPHVDGGGFAFRPTETKLRDAFNVELRKLKKSGELFRILRPFGFTEAEMTDLTAKELCGG, encoded by the coding sequence ATGGCTCCACCGACCAGATTCAGTCAGCGCACACACACGACAGGAACCACACGCCGATCGCTGCTCGCGGGGGTGGCGGCGCTCGGCACGCTCGGCGCCGCGGGCTGCTCACGGGTGGCGACCGCCTCGACCGCGCCGGGCGGGGACCTGCTGGACAGACTGCGGGCCCAGGGCGTCGTACGGCTCGGGATAGCGGGGGAGATCCCCTTCGGGTACATCGACCGGGACGGCCGGCTGACCGGGGAGGCGCCCGAACTGGCCGAGGTGGTGTTCAAGCGCCTCGGGGTCGACCGGGTACAGCCCGTGCCCACGGAGTTCGGCTCCCTCGTCCCGGGACTCGGCTCCCAGCAGTTCGATGTCGTGGCCGCCGGGATGTACATCAACCCCGACCGCTGCGAGCAGGTCATATTCGCCGACCCGGACTACCAGATGCTGGACGCTTTCATCGTCCGCAAGGGGAACCCGAAGGGGTTGCACACCTACCAGGACGTGGTGGAGAAGGGCGCGAGGTTCGCCACCGGGACCGGGTACGCCGAGATCCAGTACGCGGTCGAGGCGGGGTACCGGCAGAGCGACATGCTGATCGTGCCGGACCAGGTGGCCGGGCTGAACGCCGTCGAGGCGGGGCGGGTCGACGTCTTCGCCGGTACCGCCCTCACCGCCCGTGAGGTCGTGAAGAAGTCCTCCAAGGCAGAGGCGACCAAGCCGTTCGCCCCGCTCGTCGGCGGCAAGCCGCATGTCGACGGGGGCGGGTTCGCCTTCCGGCCGACCGAGACGAAGCTGCGCGACGCCTTCAACGTCGAGCTGCGCAAGCTGAAGAAGAGCGGCGAGCTGTTCCGGATCCTGCGGCCCTTCGGCTTCACCGAGGCCGAGATGACCGACCTGACCGCGAAGGAGCTGTGCGGCGGATGA
- the ehuC gene encoding ectoine/hydroxyectoine ABC transporter permease subunit EhuC — translation MTSGLWELVLKGIWTTVQLLVFSAALGAAVSFAVGIARTHRLWIVRFLAGFYTEVFRGTSALVMIFWVFFVLPPAFGWQLVPMWAGTLALGLTYGAYGSEIVRGGLLAVDPAQREGGIALGFTSGQRLRKILLPQAVPEMIPPFSNLLVELLKGTALVSVMGMGDLAFSGNLVRLALQESAEIYTYVLLIYFVIAFLLTRVMRGLENHLKAGVR, via the coding sequence ATGACATCGGGACTCTGGGAACTCGTCCTCAAGGGGATCTGGACGACCGTGCAGCTGCTGGTGTTCAGCGCCGCGCTGGGCGCGGCCGTCTCCTTCGCCGTCGGGATCGCGCGCACGCACCGGCTGTGGATCGTGCGCTTCCTGGCGGGCTTCTACACCGAGGTGTTCCGCGGGACCTCGGCCCTCGTGATGATCTTCTGGGTGTTCTTCGTGCTGCCGCCCGCCTTCGGCTGGCAGTTGGTGCCGATGTGGGCGGGCACGCTCGCGCTCGGCCTCACGTACGGCGCGTACGGCTCGGAGATCGTGCGCGGCGGGCTGCTGGCCGTCGACCCGGCGCAGCGGGAGGGCGGCATCGCGCTCGGCTTCACGTCCGGGCAGCGGCTGCGCAAGATCCTGCTGCCGCAGGCGGTGCCGGAGATGATCCCGCCGTTCTCCAACCTCCTGGTCGAGCTGCTCAAGGGCACGGCCCTGGTGTCCGTCATGGGCATGGGCGACCTGGCCTTCAGCGGCAACCTGGTGCGCCTCGCGCTCCAGGAGAGCGCGGAGATCTACACCTACGTCCTGCTCATCTACTTCGTGATCGCGTTCCTGCTCACCCGGGTGATGCGCGGTCTCGAGAACCATCTGAAGGCGGGTGTGCGATGA
- the ehuD gene encoding ectoine/hydroxyectoine ABC transporter permease subunit EhuD: MNWDWNAVRDFMPLFREGLLVTLQALVLGSLISFTLGLVWALLMRTPTRWVQWPVGIVTEFVRDTPLLVQLFFLFYVLPEWGLTLSAMATGVLAIGLHYSTYTMQVYRAGIEAVPAGQWEAATALNLSKARTWRAVILPQAVRRVVPALGNYVISMLKDTPLLMAITVLEMLGRARLFSQEHFRFTEPLTVIGVAFIVISALASFLLRTLERRLVR, from the coding sequence ATGAACTGGGACTGGAACGCCGTCCGCGACTTCATGCCCTTGTTCCGGGAGGGGCTGCTCGTCACCCTCCAGGCGCTGGTCCTGGGATCGCTGATCTCGTTCACGCTGGGGCTGGTGTGGGCGCTGCTGATGCGGACCCCCACGCGGTGGGTGCAGTGGCCGGTCGGGATCGTGACCGAGTTCGTCCGGGACACGCCGCTGCTGGTGCAGCTGTTCTTCCTCTTCTACGTGCTGCCCGAGTGGGGACTGACCCTGTCGGCGATGGCCACCGGGGTGCTCGCGATCGGGCTGCACTACTCGACGTACACGATGCAGGTCTACCGGGCCGGTATCGAGGCGGTGCCGGCCGGTCAGTGGGAGGCGGCTACCGCGCTGAACCTGTCGAAGGCCCGGACCTGGCGTGCGGTGATCCTGCCGCAGGCGGTCCGCCGGGTCGTGCCGGCGCTCGGCAACTACGTCATCTCGATGCTCAAGGACACGCCGCTGCTCATGGCGATCACCGTGCTGGAGATGCTCGGCCGGGCCCGGCTCTTCTCCCAGGAGCACTTCCGGTTCACCGAGCCCCTCACGGTGATCGGCGTGGCCTTCATCGTCATCTCCGCCCTCGCCTCCTTCCTTCTGCGCACCTTGGAGCGACGCCTTGTCCGTTGA
- the ehuA gene encoding ectoine/hydroxyectoine ABC transporter ATP-binding protein EhuA, which yields MSVETLKQPSGTPESSELIRLEGVTKRFGDNTVLDHLDFSVQPGKHVTLIGPSGSGKTTILRLLMTLAKPDEGTITVDGQRLFPAPEKQVREVRKKIGMVFQQFNLFPNMSVLRNLTEAPVTVLGLSKDEAEARARELLDLVGLADKCDAKPSRLSGGQQQRVAIARALAMRPQILLLDEVTSALDPELVAGVLDVLRDIARSTDITMLCVTHEMNFARDISDQVLMFDAGRVVEAGPPEQIFGSPEQERTREFLSAVL from the coding sequence TTGTCCGTTGAAACCCTGAAGCAGCCGTCCGGCACCCCCGAGAGCTCCGAGCTGATCCGGCTGGAGGGGGTCACCAAGCGGTTCGGGGACAACACCGTCCTCGACCATCTGGACTTCTCCGTGCAGCCCGGCAAGCACGTCACCCTCATCGGCCCGTCGGGGTCCGGCAAGACCACGATCCTGCGGCTGCTGATGACCCTGGCCAAGCCCGACGAGGGCACCATCACCGTCGACGGGCAGCGGCTGTTCCCGGCGCCGGAGAAGCAGGTCCGCGAGGTCCGCAAGAAGATCGGGATGGTGTTCCAGCAGTTCAACCTGTTCCCGAACATGAGCGTGCTCAGAAACCTCACGGAGGCGCCGGTCACCGTGCTCGGCCTGTCCAAGGACGAGGCGGAGGCGAGGGCGCGCGAGCTGCTGGACCTGGTGGGCCTGGCCGACAAGTGCGACGCGAAGCCGTCCCGGCTGTCGGGCGGGCAGCAGCAGCGGGTGGCGATCGCCCGGGCGCTGGCGATGCGGCCGCAGATCCTGCTCCTGGACGAGGTCACCTCGGCGCTGGACCCCGAGCTCGTCGCGGGCGTCCTGGACGTCCTGCGGGACATCGCCCGCTCCACCGACATCACGATGCTCTGCGTGACCCACGAGATGAACTTCGCCCGGGACATCTCCGACCAGGTCCTGATGTTCGACGCGGGCCGGGTCGTCGAGGCGGGCCCGCCGGAGCAGATCTTCGGCTCGCCGGAACAGGAGCGCACCCGGGAGTTCCTGAGCGCGGTGCTCTAG
- a CDS encoding IclR family transcriptional regulator — protein sequence MRVEPTAPYHSAQEALRVLETVARHSAGVTDAGLARESGLTPERLTPLLRMLRREGYVEQLADGAYVTGEALTRLASAHLREQALRDQLRHTLDRLRDCVGAAVYVSRYVDGEVTITQYADGPATPSVNEWVDFRSCAHATALGKSLLGQLDHNGRRDHLSRHKMARLTSRTITSDKLLLSRLEAQPPTVPVLDLQEYAIGTVCAAVPITAGATAGCLALSLPVEHAHRLRQAAETLNRNAAPVLLSLAI from the coding sequence ATGAGGGTCGAGCCGACCGCGCCGTACCACTCGGCCCAGGAGGCGCTGCGGGTCCTGGAGACCGTGGCCCGCCACTCCGCCGGGGTCACCGACGCCGGGCTGGCCCGCGAGAGCGGCCTCACCCCCGAGCGGCTGACCCCCCTCCTGCGCATGCTGCGCCGGGAGGGATACGTCGAGCAGCTCGCCGACGGGGCGTACGTCACGGGAGAGGCCCTGACCCGCCTCGCCTCCGCCCACCTGCGCGAGCAGGCCTTGCGCGACCAGCTCCGGCACACCCTCGACCGGCTCCGCGACTGTGTCGGCGCCGCCGTCTACGTGAGCCGGTACGTCGACGGCGAGGTCACGATCACCCAGTACGCCGACGGCCCCGCCACCCCGTCGGTCAACGAGTGGGTCGACTTCCGCTCCTGCGCCCACGCCACCGCGCTCGGCAAGAGCCTGCTCGGCCAGCTCGACCACAACGGCCGGCGCGACCACCTCTCCCGGCACAAGATGGCCAGGCTCACCTCCCGCACCATCACCAGCGACAAGCTGCTGCTGTCCCGGCTGGAGGCGCAGCCGCCCACGGTCCCGGTCCTCGACCTCCAGGAGTACGCGATCGGCACGGTCTGCGCGGCCGTCCCGATCACCGCCGGCGCCACGGCGGGCTGCCTGGCCCTCTCCCTGCCCGTCGAGCACGCCCACCGGCTCCGCCAGGCTGCCGAGACCCTGAACAGGAACGCGGCACCCGTCCTGCTGTCGCTCGCGATCTAG
- a CDS encoding DUF3592 domain-containing protein, whose protein sequence is MEAFFYAVPAVMIAGLLCGAAGLVRRARRTARAWRGGLVAQARCLRSYTTVSGGGDTVVGTTLHHVYEFTTREGRAVRFEEAHGPATTLEGDVVAVHYAAGRPEEATARVPARGRLLAESGFLLLFLCAGIALCVLFMVTVHAMSAGPDGFLP, encoded by the coding sequence ATGGAAGCGTTCTTCTATGCCGTGCCGGCGGTGATGATCGCCGGCCTGCTGTGCGGCGCGGCCGGGCTGGTGCGCCGTGCGCGGCGGACCGCCCGGGCGTGGCGCGGCGGCCTCGTCGCACAGGCGCGCTGTCTGCGCTCGTACACGACGGTCAGCGGCGGCGGCGACACCGTGGTCGGCACGACCCTGCACCACGTCTACGAGTTCACCACCCGCGAGGGCCGGGCCGTCCGCTTCGAGGAGGCGCACGGCCCGGCGACGACCCTCGAAGGCGACGTCGTCGCCGTGCACTACGCGGCCGGGCGCCCGGAGGAGGCCACGGCGCGGGTGCCCGCGCGCGGCCGGCTCCTCGCCGAGTCGGGGTTCCTGCTGCTGTTCCTGTGCGCGGGCATCGCCCTCTGCGTCCTCTTCATGGTCACCGTCCACGCGATGTCCGCCGGGCCGGACGGGTTCCTGCCGTAG